In Betta splendens chromosome 22, fBetSpl5.4, whole genome shotgun sequence, the following proteins share a genomic window:
- the LOC114848418 gene encoding cytochrome c oxidase assembly protein COX16 homolog, mitochondrial isoform X2 — MLFQLLIVGGSFGLREFTQIRYDAQKLNRKLDPSLEAKVNVKKQATILEDEYEKIKDVNLDSWKNIRGPRPWEDSKDYQEQQRARQNIKD; from the exons ATGTTATTTCAGTTGCTGATAGTTGGAGGTTCCTTTGGCCTGCGAGAGTTCACGCAAATCAGATATGATGCCCAGAAGCTCAATAGAAAG CTGGATCCGTCACTGGAGGCCAAAGTGAATGTTAAGAAGCAGGCAACTATCCTTGAGGACGAGTATGAG aAAATTAAAGATGTGAACTTGGACAGTTGGAAGAACATTCGTGGTCCCCGTCCCTGGGAGGACTCCAAAGACTATCAGGAGCAACAGAGAGCCAGGCAGAACATAAAAGACTGA
- the LOC114848418 gene encoding cytochrome c oxidase assembly protein COX16 homolog, mitochondrial isoform X1: protein MFTLKALRGNKTMKYGVPMLLLIVGGSFGLREFTQIRYDAQKLNRKLDPSLEAKVNVKKQATILEDEYEKIKDVNLDSWKNIRGPRPWEDSKDYQEQQRARQNIKD from the exons ATGTTTACGTTAAAAGCGTTACGGGGAAACAAAACCATGAAATATGGAGTTCCCATGCTC TTGCTGATAGTTGGAGGTTCCTTTGGCCTGCGAGAGTTCACGCAAATCAGATATGATGCCCAGAAGCTCAATAGAAAG CTGGATCCGTCACTGGAGGCCAAAGTGAATGTTAAGAAGCAGGCAACTATCCTTGAGGACGAGTATGAG aAAATTAAAGATGTGAACTTGGACAGTTGGAAGAACATTCGTGGTCCCCGTCCCTGGGAGGACTCCAAAGACTATCAGGAGCAACAGAGAGCCAGGCAGAACATAAAAGACTGA